One Cololabis saira isolate AMF1-May2022 chromosome 12, fColSai1.1, whole genome shotgun sequence DNA window includes the following coding sequences:
- the LOC133456542 gene encoding lysozyme g-like: MSYGDIGRVETSGASQGTAQQDRLSVSGVSASYQMAQIDVGRMARYKTMIQRVGGRFGIDPAIIAGIISRQSRAGNVLQNGWGDRGNGWGLMQVDVSPRGGGHTKQGDWDSEEHLSQGTEILVYFINRIQNKFPSWSREQQLKGGIAAYNTGDGRVSSYQNVDACTTGHDFSNDVVARAQWYKRNGY; the protein is encoded by the exons GTTATGGAGACATCGGGAGGGTTGAAACCTCTGGAGCTTCACAGGGAACGGCTCAGCAGGATAGACTCAGTGTTTCAG GAGTGAGTGCATCATACCAAATGGCCCAGATTGATGTTGGTAGAATGGCGAGATACAAAACAATGATCCAACGcgttggaggcagatttggaaTCGATCCAGCTATTATCGCTGGCATCATCTCCAGACAGTCCAGGGCCGGAAATGTTCTGCAGAATGGCTGGGGGGACCGTGGAAATGGCTGGGGACTGATGCAG GTTGACGTGAGTCCACGAGGAGGTGGACACACCAAACAGGGGGACTGGGACAGTGAGGAGCATCTCTCCCAAGGCACAGAGATTCTCGTTTATTTCATTAATCGCATCCAGAACAAATTCCCCTCTtggagcagagagcagcagctgAAAG GAGGGATAGCAGCCTACAACACGGGGGATGGAAGGGTCAGCTCCTACCAAAACGTTGATGCCTGCACAACAGGTCATGACTTCTCCAACGATGTTGTTGCCAGGGCTCAGTGGTACAAAAGAAATGGATATTAA